In Porites lutea chromosome 1, jaPorLute2.1, whole genome shotgun sequence, a single genomic region encodes these proteins:
- the LOC140939162 gene encoding uncharacterized protein — translation MSNDNSSPGGEGIGDDIGYSVEIDTKYDPDKEFRKPGYRRGPEVEVDDMHAELRLARNRAVSKKNKVSLEADLPSGNVGLKADQDEAYIGIKGSVGQAEFHAGSLGAGVQGLSGGAEGRIGERGIQAEVGYNIGSGMLQAGPVKVGADIGVRGALRAGYGGVGAIVPGFGGAIVSEDGLELDLGPFSFKIGW, via the coding sequence ATGAGCAATGACAATTCTTCGCCAGGAGGTGAGGGAATCGGGGATGACATTGGATACAGTGTGGAAATAGATACCAAGTATGATCCAGATAAAGAATTCAGGAAACCCGGGTACCGCCGCGGGCCAGAGGTTGAAGTTGACGATATGCATGCAGAATTAAGGCTTGCTCGTAATAGAGCAGTTAGTAAAAAGAATAAAGTCTCCCTTGAAGCAGATTTGCCTTCTGGAAATGTGGGTTTAAAGGCTGACCAGGATGAAGCCTATATTGGTATTAAAGGAAGTGTCGGGCAAGCTGAATTCCATGCTGGATCGCTTGGAGCGGGGGTACAGGGTCTGAGCGGTGGAGCTGAGGGTCGTATTGGAGAAAGGGGAATTCAAGCTGAAGTTGGGTACAATATTGGATCAGGAATGCTTCAAGCAGGCCCAGTCAAGGTTGGCGCTGACATTGGGGTACGAGGCGCCCTACGAGCTGGCTACGGCGGCGTTGGAGCCATTGTCCCGGGTTTTGGAGGCGCCATTGTCTCCGAAGATGGTTTAGAGCTTGACCTCGGTCcattcagttttaaaataggCTGGTAA